One region of Populus trichocarpa isolate Nisqually-1 chromosome 4, P.trichocarpa_v4.1, whole genome shotgun sequence genomic DNA includes:
- the LOC18097812 gene encoding uncharacterized protein LOC18097812, which produces MADDLCFFFFFSKDSFIIKAPKKSPLALRMVVLVFAMVCGVYICSICLKQIGIRTNPGFLNVEVIERPCPEPNIEPWEIPYVHYPRPKTYSRAECKCNPVRYFAILSMQRSGSGWFETLLNNHTNISSNGEIFSVKVRRSNVSTITETLDKIYNLDWSSSASKNECTAAVGLKWMLNQGVMRHHEEIVEYFKTRGVSAIFLFRRNLLRRMISILANSYDRDVKPLNGTHKSHVHSPREAEILAKYKSLINTTLLIPSLKQVEDTTAKALEYFKSARHIILYYEDVVKNRTKLLDVQDFLKVPRRELKSHQVKIHKGSLLNYVENWDEVQKSLKGTHYESLLSGDY; this is translated from the exons atggCTGACGatctctgcttcttcttcttcttctccaag GATTCTTTTATTATAAAGGCTCCTAAGAAGTCGCCATTAGCGTTAAGGATGGTTGTTTTGGTGTTTGCGATGGTTTGTGGTGTGTATATATGTTCAATTTGTCTTAAGCAAATTGGCATTCGAACAAATCCTGGATTTTTAAATGTTGAAGTGATTGAAAGGCCATGTCCGGAACCTAATATTGAACCTTGGGAAATCCCTTATGTGCACTACCCGCGGCCGAAAACTTATAGCAG GGCTGAATGCAAGTGCAATCCTGTGCGGTATTTTGCTATTCTGTCAATGCAGAGATCTGGGAGTGGATGGTTTGAGACATTGTTAAATAATCATACTAACATAAGCTCAAATGGAGAGATTTTCTCTGTTAAAGTTAGGAGGAGTAATGTTTCGACGATTACGGAGACTCtcgataaaatttataatctgGATTGGTCAAGCAGTGCTTCCAAGAATGAGTGTACTGCGGCAGTTGGCCTGAAGTGGATGCTTAATCAG GGTGTGATGCGACACCATGAAGAAATAGTGGAGTACTTCAAAACCAGAGGTGTTTCAGCTATTTTTCTCTTCAGGAGAAATCTGTTACGCAGGATGATTTCTATACTTGCAAATTCTTATGATCGAGATGTGAAGCCACTGAATGGAACCCATAAGTCCCATGTTCATTCGCCTCGTGAg GCAGAGATACTAGCGAAATACAAGTCTTTGATCAATACAACTTTGCTGATACCCAGTCTGAAGCAAGTAGAAGACACAACTGCCAAAGCCTTAGAGTACTTTAAGAGTGCAAGGCACATTATTCTTTACTATGAAGATGTAGTCAAGAACCGCACG AAATTATTAGATGTTCAAGATTTTCTAAAGGTTCCACGAAGAGAACTTAAGAGTCATCAAGTAAAGATACACAAAGGATCCCTATTGAACTATGTTGAGAACTGGGACGAAGTCCAAAAGTCTCTGAAAGGAACGCACTATGAAAGCCTCCTAAGTGGAGACTACTGA